A single genomic interval of Helianthus annuus cultivar XRQ/B chromosome 13, HanXRQr2.0-SUNRISE, whole genome shotgun sequence harbors:
- the LOC110897474 gene encoding tRNA dimethylallyltransferase 9, with protein MKKRNLYSYAGRRMNIFIGKFRMTSLRLPYSPPSAVSFLLHRRLFTTFQCSASTQSKKEKVIVISGPTGAGKSRLALELSKKLNGEIISADSVQVYQGLDVGSAKPSTSERQEVPHHLVDILHPSEDYSAGNFYDDGRQATKDILSRGRVPIVTGGTGLYLRWFIYGKPDVPKATSEISLEVQSELAGFERTYDWDAAVQLVTNAGDPTAQSLPANDWYRLRRKLEIIKSSGMPPSAFPVPYDSFKGETASHSTDLGIDISTNGILDEKHKDLDYDFICFFLSTSRLDLYRSIDFRCEDMISGDTGILSEARWLLDMGLQPNSNSATRAIGYRQAMEYLLNCENQGGRSSTRDFYAFLSEFQKASRNFAKRQLTWFRNEPIYHWIDASRPLTEVLDFIYNAYHDQTGKLVVPRSLAMDKEIADRREITQLKTYRTKRGVFISQEDCSDVLDWISNNQRRTTELIAN; from the exons ATGAAAAAACGCAATCTCTACTCTTATGCCGGGCGACGAATGAATATCTTCATCGGAAAGTTTAGGATGACTTCCCTCCGGCTACCCTATTCACCTCCTTCCGCCGTCTCCTTTCTCTTACACCGTCGCCTATTTACCACCTTCCAGTGTTCCGCTTCCACACAGTCCAAAAAGGAGAAAGTAATCGTCATATCCGGTCCCACCGGTGCCGGGAAAAGCAGGCTCGCATTAGAACTCTCTAAAAAACTCAACGGTGAAATCATCAGCGCAGACTCTGTTCAG GTTTATCAAGGCCTTGATGTTGGATCTGCAAAACCTTCTACAAGTGAAAGACAG GAAGTGCCACATCATTTAGTTGACATCTTACACCCCTCCGAAG ATTACTCTGCTGGAAACTTTTATGACGATGGTAGGCAAGCAACAAAAGATATTCTTAGTCGAGGTCGTGTTCCAATAGTTACTGGAGGAACCGGACTATACTTAAGATG GTTCATATATGGGAAACCTGATGTTCCAAAGGCAACTTCGGAGATTAGTTTGGAAGTGCAGTCTGAGCTTGCCGGTTTTGAGAGAACCTATGATTGGGACGCTGCGGTGCAGTTGGTGACCAATGCAGGTGATCCTACTGCTCAATCGTTGCCTGCTAATGATTGGTACCGTTTACGTCGCAAGCTTGAAATCATCAAG TCTAGCGGTATGCCTCCATCAGCTTTTCCAGTACCTTATGATTCTTTCAAAGGAGAAACTGCTTCACATTCCACAGACCTTGGCATTGACATTTCGACTAATGGAATTCTGGATGAAAAGCATAAGGATTTGGATTatgattttatttgtttttttctttCAACATCAAGATTGGATCTTTACAGGTCGATTGACTTCAGGTGTGAAGATATGATTTCAG GAGATACTGGCATTTTGTCTGAAGCAAGATGGCTTCTTGATATGGGTCTTCAGCCAAATTCAAATTCTGCCACGCGCGCAATAGGTTACCGACAG GCTATGGAATACCTTTTGAATTGTGAAAACCAAGGAGGCAGAAGTTCGACACGTGACTTTTATGCCTTTCTATCTGAATTTCAGAAAGCATCAAG GAATTTTGCAAAACGACAATTGACATGGTTTCGCAACGAGCCAATTTATCACTGGATTGATGCTTCTAGACCCCTT ACAGAGGTACTAGATTTTATATATAATGCATACCATGATCAAACTGGAAAACTGGTGGTCCCTCGGTCACTTGCAATGGACAAAGAAATAGCAGACCGAAGAGAAATTACACAACTAAAAACCTATCGAACTAAAAGAGG GGTTTTCATCAGCCAAGAGGACTGTTCTGATGTTCTTGACTGGATAAGTAATAATCAAAGGCGGACCACCGAATTGATTGCTAATTAG